The following are encoded together in the Hemicordylus capensis ecotype Gifberg chromosome 4, rHemCap1.1.pri, whole genome shotgun sequence genome:
- the STK35 gene encoding serine/threonine-protein kinase 35, with protein METGDDGGRRGTQRVPERRLRRAERQREPPLLRGAAAMEAAGRGGGLGQAAAASSSPSRYRLVSEVGRGAYGVVYEAVSGRSGARLAVKRIRCDAPENVELALAEFWALTSLRRRHPNVVRFEECVLQRDGLGQRMSHGNKRSALYLRLVETSLKGERILGYAEEPCYLWFVMEYCEGGDLNQYILSRRPDPATNKSFMLQLTSAIAFLHKNHIVHRDLKPDNILITEKSGAPILKVADFGLSKVCAGLTARGKEGENDNKNVNVNKYWLSSACGSDFYMAPEVWEGHYTAKADIFALGIIIWAMIERITFIDAETKKELLGTYIKQGTEIVPVGEALLENPKMELHIPQKRRTSMSEGIKQLLKDMLAANPQDRPDAFELESRMDQVTCAA; from the exons ATGGAAACGGGCGACGACGGCGGCCGCCGAGGGACACAAAGGGTGCCGGAGCGGCGCTTGAGGCGCGCCGAGCGCCAGCGGGAGCCGCCGCTTCTGAGGGGCGCCGCCGCCATGGAGGCCGCAGGGCGCGGCGGCGGGCTGGGCCAGGCggcggccgcctcctcctccccgtcGCGCTACCGCCTGGTGTCGGAGGTCGGGCGCGGCGCCTACGGCGTGGTCTACGAGGCCGTGTCCGGGCGCAGCGGGGCCCGCCTGGCCGTCAAGCGCATCCGCTGCGACGCGCCCGAGAACGTGGAGCTGGCGCTGGCCGAGTTCTGGGCCCTGACCAGCCTGCGCCGCCGCCACCCCAACGTCGTGCGCTTCGAGGAGTGCGTCCTCCAGCGCGACGGCCTCGGGCAGCGCATGAGCCACGGCAACAAGCGCAGCGCCCTCTACCTGCGCCTCGTCGAGACCTCCCTCAAAG gtgAGAGGATCTTGGGCTATGCTGAAGAGCCCTGTTATCTTTGGTTTGTCATGGAGTACTGTGAAGGGGGAGACCTGAACCAGTACATTCTCTCTCGCAGACCCGACCCGGCCACCAACAAAAGTTTTATGCTCCAGCTGACAAGCGCCATTGCCTTCCTTCACAAGAATCACATTGTGCACAGGGACCTGAAGCCTGACAACATTCTGATCACTGAGAAATCTGGTGCACCCATTCTGAAGGTGGCAGATTTTGGCCTCAGCAAGGTGTGTGCTGGCTTGACTGCCCGAGGCAAGGAAGGGGAGAACGACAACAAAAATGTGAATGTGAACAAATACTGGCTGTCATCTGCCTGTGGCTCAGACTTCTACATGGCTCCCGAGGTCTGGGAGGGACACTACACTGCCAAGGCAGATATCTTTGCCCTGGGCATCATTATTTGGGCAATGATTGAGAGGATAACATTCATTGATGCAGAGACCAAGAAGGAGCTGCTGGGGACCTACATCAAGCAGGGGACTGAGATTGTACCCGTTGGGGAAGCGCTGCTAGAAAACCCAAAGATGGAGTTGCACATCCCCCAGAAACGCAGAACTTCCATGTCTGAGGGGATCAAGCAGCTCTTGAAAGACATGTTGGCTGCTAACCCACAGGACCGACCCGATGCCTTTGAGCTTGAATCCAGGATGGACCAGGTTACTTGTGCTGCTTGA